A genomic segment from Pectinophora gossypiella chromosome 3, ilPecGoss1.1, whole genome shotgun sequence encodes:
- the LOC126381907 gene encoding uncharacterized protein CG7065-like isoform X2 has protein sequence MVERRGRDVSGKWIYLCYPCAAVCSGESTLQTHISGKKHKNKLSMRSVWPRSIFDEHPYVMSEKGNTPSKPTEKVLQKMAAEVDLHNKDPNDLDAIFSRYRNVRCHIQNSIDQIKAPLLGLEYLLEHPPEQAHYEPSYICVLCSKQGHPRTIVNHLTCFWHRYNYLMRHFPKACNLLAPFRGQANYREGVNTVMNRLAQRIEDKYGRMKPANIDKEEYERDKERIHQWIFKGTHYNEQMGPTFEEVVDVELITALHKSGDDVEEKPPSRSLKDPSPPVVAAPSRPRPGPPQRAPSADVLSDISDEPPRRPHERDNRVHRDRYNNRHQRYDPYHDKRRGNSPVRSRYAIRNAPEKNKQAADKEKKPPNYEYKLKLAEEKRKAAEDSARKTLAYHEKNPEKHPLYPEEWKKFWNRRYKEIQAEGKDPSKHDFKPEWIVFWTTRMKELHDEEMRVNITEIYRKLCVTPPDMTQRPPEPRRKSPESRRKSPDSRRKSPERRHSPDRRRSPERRHSIERRRSMERKRLPDGRRSPDIRRRTPPDLRRRSPDLRRRSPEPRRRSPERRRSPERRRMSPEYRRDRRTPEHLRHSPSRHMMRPRSRSPIPRNRSPARTYITLDSARGSRSPLSRRGELSRNRSPQPYRGPASNTIMISDDELNNDNLSPWNSENDMDSLGSLPDAKSPPRARSRSESLVSSRASRPRAVPRDFHGPRGTEPQDLGPAENVVATLRLLVALEDYLGSLGPKIVDLLTEALKMEKDKANSSEELLERESAVVLMETAKEKLKGAMQAGLVPHAAAAALRSAVVRAAATLHEADNRAKRKQKTASKSEPARVAVPVAGVGEVDRAQIAQQMAAALIAQGKTDVSSEELAQLVDAVVGMAEAKKREAEVKKKVEARALADKFSRPSPVTALSGTASALQMLQSAYDENDKKVDKEDVPDAMDGLSDSDLETLLKNFNELSAEEQHSLIAYLKKLEAREPERVERLRQYVSAAAGTVQTQEEPPKVEDKKPVVIESDDDDYTVEDVFKSATQKVKEDQIRQEMEIVKKSLEESKSTPPIVPDTPSTSPNMDIPSISAATDLLALVQASIQSTSANPISDVPKADVVTSNTQPRSFGDVNPIETLKPLIPGVTGNQPMQGVQQQTPFNQNQRPSHNRMNVGGNRNITPWERDNTMVNNNMQMNNMMQQDNQGPMNNCGPTNNIECIDNTMRNAVDNRGPMDNRGSYNRGPMFGQDSFNQGPRGNFQNGPKQDNYDTRPLLNQPFGNQGGNQPFGNQGGNQPYGNQGGNQPFGNQPFGNQGNNQQFGNQQFGNQGNNQQFGNQGGNQPFGNQGNNPQFGNQGGNQRFSNQGGNQRFGNRGRGRGMRGRGRGFY, from the exons ATGGTggagcgccgcggccgcgatgTGTCCGGCAAGTGGATCTACCTGTGCTACCCCTGCGCGGCCGTCTGCAGCGGCGAGTCCACATTGCAg ACGCATATATCGGGCAAGAAGCACAAGAACAAGCTGTCGATGCGCAGCGTCTGGCCGCGCAGTATCTTCGACGAGCATCCCTACGTCATGAGCGAGAAGGGCAATACCCCTTCGAAAC CGACGGAGAAAGTCCTCCAAAAGATGGCCGCCGAGGTAGACCTACACAACAAGGACCCCAATGACCTGGACGCCATCTTCAGCAGGTACCGCAACGTGCGGTGCCACATCCAGAACAGTATTGACCAGATCAA GGCTCCGCTGCTGGGCCTGGAGTACCTGCTGGAGCACCCGCCGGAGCAGGCGCACTACGAGCCCTCGTACATCTGCGTGCTGTGCTCGAAGCAGGGCCACCCGCGCACCATCGTCAACCACCTCACCTGCTTCTGGCATCGGTACAACTATCTG ATGCGTCACTTCCCGAAAGCCTGTAACCTGCTGGCCCCGTTCCGTGGGCAGGCGAATTACCGCGAGGGAGTCAACACCGTGATGAATAGACTCGCGCAGCGCATCGAGGACAAGTACGGACGCATGAAGCCCGCCAACATCGACAAGGAGGAATATGAGAGGGACAA GGAGCGTATTCACCAGTGGATATTCAAGGGCACGCACTACAACGAGCAGATGGGGCCGACCTTCGAAGAAGTGGTGGACGTCGAGCTGATCACTGCTCTACATAAGTCTG GTGACGATGTTGAGGAAAAGCCTCCAAG TAGGAGTCTCAAGGATCCCTCGCCGCCGGTAGTCGCCGCCCCTTCTAGACCG CGTCCCGGGCCGCCGCAGCGCGCGCCCTCAGCGGACGTGCTGTCGGACATCAGCGAcgagccgccgcgccgcccgcacgAGCGAGACAACCGCGTGCACAG GGATAGATACAACAACCGTCACCAGCGATATGACCCGTATCACGATAAAAGGCGCGGCAACAGCCCGGTCCGCTCGCGGTACGCCATCAGAAACGCGCCGGAGAAGAACAAGCAAGCTGCCGATAAG GAAAAGAAACCACCCAACTACGAGTACAAGTTGAAGTTGGCGGAAGAGAAGCGCAAAGCCGCCGAGGACTCCGCGCGGAAGACGCTCGCCTACCATGAGAAGAACCCGGAGAAGCACCCGCTCTACCCTGAGGAGTGGAAGAAGTTCTGGAACCGCCGCTATAAGGAGATACAGGCTG AGGGAAAAGATCCCTCTAAGCACGACTTCAAGCCCGAATGGATAGTATTCTGGACTACACGCATGAAAGAACTGCACGACGAAGAGATGCGAGTGAACATAACTGAAATCTACCGCAAGTTGTGTGTGACTCCACCGGACATGACCCAGCGGCCTCCGGAACCGCGGAGGAAGTCTCCGGAGTCGCGAAGGAAGTCTCCGGATTCGCGGAGGAAGTCACCGGAGAGACGTCATTCCCCGGACAGGCGTCGATCCCCTGAGAGACGTCACTCAATAGAAAGGCGTCGTTCTATGGAACGTAAGAGATTGCCTGATGGAAGAAGATCCCCAGATATTAGACGAAGGACTCCTCCTGACCTAAGAAGACGGTCTCCCGACCTTAGGCGACGTTCGCCGGAACCAAGAAGACGATCGCCAGAGCGGAGGAGATCGCCTGAAAGAAGACGTATGTCACCGGAATACCGTCGAGATCGCAG GACACCGGAACATCTGCGCCATTCTCCGTCTCGACATATGATGCGTCCGCGATCCCGTAGTCCAATACCGAG AAATCGCAGCCCCGCTCGTACATACATCACGCTGGACTCTGCGCGCGGCAGTCGTAGTCCTCTGTCGCGGCGCGGCGAGTTGTCGCGCAACCGTAGTCCGCAACCCTACCGCGGGCCTGCCTCCAACACAATCATGATTTCCGACGATGAACTCAACAA TGATAATCTATCACCGTGGAACTCGGAAAACGATATGGATTCGTTGGGCTCGCTCCCGGACGCCAAGTCTCCGCCCCGGGCGCGATCGCGCAGTGAAAGCCTGGTGTCGTCCCGCGCATCACGACCGCGCGCCGTGCCGCGGGACTTCCACGGGCCGCGGGGGACGGAGCCGCAGGACCTCGGCCCGGCGGAGAACGTCGTCGCTACCTTGCGGCTGCTCGTCGCCTTGGAGGACTACTTGGGAAGCTTGGGCCCGAAGATCGTCGATCTGTTGACTGAGGCCCTGAAGATGGAGAAG GACAAAGCGAACTCCTCGGAGGAGCTGTTGGAGCGCGAGTCGGCGGTGGTGCTGATGGAGACGGCCAAGGAGAAGCTGAAGGGCGCCATGCAGGCGGGGCTGGTGccgcacgccgccgccgccgcgctgcgCAGCGCCGTGGTGCGCGCCGCCGCCACGCTGCACGAGGCCGACAACCGCGCCAAGCGCAAGCAG AAAACAGCGAGCAAGAGTGAGCCGGCGCGTGTGGCGGTGCCAGTGGCGGGCGTGGGCGAGGTGGACCGCGCGCAGATCGCGCAGCAGATGGCCGCAGCCCTCATCGCGCAGGGCAAGACTGACGTCTCCTCCGAGGAGCTCGCGCAGCTCGTCGACGCTGTT GTGGGTATGGCTGAAGCGAAGAAGCGGGAAGCAGAAGTGAAGAAGAAGGTGGAAGCGCGTGCTCTGGCCGACAAGTTCTCAAGACCCTCGCCCGTGACGGCCCTGTCTGGGACCGCTTCCGCGCTGCAGATGCTGCAGTCAGCGTACGACGAAAATGATAAGAA AGTGGACAAAGAAGACGTGCCGGACGCGATGGACGGCCTTTCCGATTCGGATCTAGAAACGTTGCTCAAGAACTTTAACGAGTTATCGGCAGAAGAACAGCATAGTTTGATAGCTTATCTGAAGAAGCTCGAGGCTCGCGAGCCAGAGCGTGTCGAGCGACTGCGGCAGTACGTTAGTGCCGCCGCGGGCACTGTCCAAACCCAAGAAGAGCCACCTAAAGTTGAAGACAAAAAACCCGTCGTAATAGAAAGCGACGATGATGACTACACCGTTGAAGAT GTGTTCAAGTCTGCGACGCAAAAGGTGAAGGAAGATCAGATACGTCAAGAAATGGAAATAGTAAAAAAGTCTTTAGAGGAGTCGAAGTCGACGCCGCCGATTGTTCCAGACACTCCAAGCACAAGTCCGAACATGGATATCCCCAGCATATCAGCGGCCACTGATCTGCTAGCGTTAGTTCAGGCCTCAATACAGTCCACGTCTGCCAATCCCATTTCCGATGTCCCTAAAGCAGACGTAGTTACGAGTAACACCCAGCCGCGGTCTTTTGGCGATGTCAATCCTATAGagacgctcaaaccactgattCCCGGTGTAACAGGCAACCAGCCCATGCAAGGCGTGCAGCAACAAACGCCGTTCAATCAGAACCAGCGCCCGTCACATAACCGAATGAATGTTGGAGGTAACAGGAACATTACACCTTGGGAAAGAGACAACACAATGGTGAATAATAACATGCAGATGAATAATATGATGCAACAGGATAACCAAGGTCCTATGAATAACTGTGGTCCCACAAATAACATTGAATGTATTGACAACACAATGCGTAATGCAGTCGACAATCGAGGTCCTATGGATAACAGGGGATCGTATAACAGAGGACCTATGTTTGGTCAAGACTCATTTAATCAAGGACCAAGGGGTAATTTCCAGAATGGGCCAAAGCAGGACAATTATGATACGAGACCGCTTTTGAACCAACCATTTGGTAATCAAGGAGGAAACCAACCATTTGGTAATCAAGGAGGAAACCAACCATATGGTAATCAAGGAGGAAACCAACCATTTGGTAATCAACCTTTTGGTAACCAAGGAAACAATCAGCAGTTTGGAAACCAACAGTTTGGGAACCAAGGAAACAACCAACAGTTTGGTAATCAAGGAGGCAACCAACCTTTTGGTAACCAAGGAAATAACCCACAGTTTGGGAACCAAGGAGGTAACCAACGGTTTAGTAATCAAGGAGGTAATCAACGGTTTGGTAATCGAGGTAGAGGTAGAGGGATGCGCGGAAGAGGTCGGGGATTCTACTAG
- the LOC126381907 gene encoding uncharacterized protein CG7065-like isoform X1 produces MDLPDCPPGAEGYQDSVTEKPMKLNLEDTQSCTKAEQEFQTHLNSLKVKVEDGDVRLMVERRGRDVSGKWIYLCYPCAAVCSGESTLQTHISGKKHKNKLSMRSVWPRSIFDEHPYVMSEKGNTPSKPTEKVLQKMAAEVDLHNKDPNDLDAIFSRYRNVRCHIQNSIDQIKAPLLGLEYLLEHPPEQAHYEPSYICVLCSKQGHPRTIVNHLTCFWHRYNYLMRHFPKACNLLAPFRGQANYREGVNTVMNRLAQRIEDKYGRMKPANIDKEEYERDKERIHQWIFKGTHYNEQMGPTFEEVVDVELITALHKSGDDVEEKPPSRSLKDPSPPVVAAPSRPRPGPPQRAPSADVLSDISDEPPRRPHERDNRVHRDRYNNRHQRYDPYHDKRRGNSPVRSRYAIRNAPEKNKQAADKEKKPPNYEYKLKLAEEKRKAAEDSARKTLAYHEKNPEKHPLYPEEWKKFWNRRYKEIQAEGKDPSKHDFKPEWIVFWTTRMKELHDEEMRVNITEIYRKLCVTPPDMTQRPPEPRRKSPESRRKSPDSRRKSPERRHSPDRRRSPERRHSIERRRSMERKRLPDGRRSPDIRRRTPPDLRRRSPDLRRRSPEPRRRSPERRRSPERRRMSPEYRRDRRTPEHLRHSPSRHMMRPRSRSPIPRNRSPARTYITLDSARGSRSPLSRRGELSRNRSPQPYRGPASNTIMISDDELNNDNLSPWNSENDMDSLGSLPDAKSPPRARSRSESLVSSRASRPRAVPRDFHGPRGTEPQDLGPAENVVATLRLLVALEDYLGSLGPKIVDLLTEALKMEKDKANSSEELLERESAVVLMETAKEKLKGAMQAGLVPHAAAAALRSAVVRAAATLHEADNRAKRKQKTASKSEPARVAVPVAGVGEVDRAQIAQQMAAALIAQGKTDVSSEELAQLVDAVVGMAEAKKREAEVKKKVEARALADKFSRPSPVTALSGTASALQMLQSAYDENDKKVDKEDVPDAMDGLSDSDLETLLKNFNELSAEEQHSLIAYLKKLEAREPERVERLRQYVSAAAGTVQTQEEPPKVEDKKPVVIESDDDDYTVEDVFKSATQKVKEDQIRQEMEIVKKSLEESKSTPPIVPDTPSTSPNMDIPSISAATDLLALVQASIQSTSANPISDVPKADVVTSNTQPRSFGDVNPIETLKPLIPGVTGNQPMQGVQQQTPFNQNQRPSHNRMNVGGNRNITPWERDNTMVNNNMQMNNMMQQDNQGPMNNCGPTNNIECIDNTMRNAVDNRGPMDNRGSYNRGPMFGQDSFNQGPRGNFQNGPKQDNYDTRPLLNQPFGNQGGNQPFGNQGGNQPYGNQGGNQPFGNQPFGNQGNNQQFGNQQFGNQGNNQQFGNQGGNQPFGNQGNNPQFGNQGGNQRFSNQGGNQRFGNRGRGRGMRGRGRGFY; encoded by the exons ATGGATCTCCCCGACTGCCCTCCGGGGGCAGAGGGCTACCAAGACTCGGTCACTGAAAAACCCATGAAGCTAAATCTAGAAGACACCCAATCTTGCACCAAG GCGGAACAGGAGTTCCAGACTCATCTGAACAGTTTGAAGGTGAAGGTGGAAGATGGCGACGTGCGGCTCATGGTggagcgccgcggccgcgatgTGTCCGGCAAGTGGATCTACCTGTGCTACCCCTGCGCGGCCGTCTGCAGCGGCGAGTCCACATTGCAg ACGCATATATCGGGCAAGAAGCACAAGAACAAGCTGTCGATGCGCAGCGTCTGGCCGCGCAGTATCTTCGACGAGCATCCCTACGTCATGAGCGAGAAGGGCAATACCCCTTCGAAAC CGACGGAGAAAGTCCTCCAAAAGATGGCCGCCGAGGTAGACCTACACAACAAGGACCCCAATGACCTGGACGCCATCTTCAGCAGGTACCGCAACGTGCGGTGCCACATCCAGAACAGTATTGACCAGATCAA GGCTCCGCTGCTGGGCCTGGAGTACCTGCTGGAGCACCCGCCGGAGCAGGCGCACTACGAGCCCTCGTACATCTGCGTGCTGTGCTCGAAGCAGGGCCACCCGCGCACCATCGTCAACCACCTCACCTGCTTCTGGCATCGGTACAACTATCTG ATGCGTCACTTCCCGAAAGCCTGTAACCTGCTGGCCCCGTTCCGTGGGCAGGCGAATTACCGCGAGGGAGTCAACACCGTGATGAATAGACTCGCGCAGCGCATCGAGGACAAGTACGGACGCATGAAGCCCGCCAACATCGACAAGGAGGAATATGAGAGGGACAA GGAGCGTATTCACCAGTGGATATTCAAGGGCACGCACTACAACGAGCAGATGGGGCCGACCTTCGAAGAAGTGGTGGACGTCGAGCTGATCACTGCTCTACATAAGTCTG GTGACGATGTTGAGGAAAAGCCTCCAAG TAGGAGTCTCAAGGATCCCTCGCCGCCGGTAGTCGCCGCCCCTTCTAGACCG CGTCCCGGGCCGCCGCAGCGCGCGCCCTCAGCGGACGTGCTGTCGGACATCAGCGAcgagccgccgcgccgcccgcacgAGCGAGACAACCGCGTGCACAG GGATAGATACAACAACCGTCACCAGCGATATGACCCGTATCACGATAAAAGGCGCGGCAACAGCCCGGTCCGCTCGCGGTACGCCATCAGAAACGCGCCGGAGAAGAACAAGCAAGCTGCCGATAAG GAAAAGAAACCACCCAACTACGAGTACAAGTTGAAGTTGGCGGAAGAGAAGCGCAAAGCCGCCGAGGACTCCGCGCGGAAGACGCTCGCCTACCATGAGAAGAACCCGGAGAAGCACCCGCTCTACCCTGAGGAGTGGAAGAAGTTCTGGAACCGCCGCTATAAGGAGATACAGGCTG AGGGAAAAGATCCCTCTAAGCACGACTTCAAGCCCGAATGGATAGTATTCTGGACTACACGCATGAAAGAACTGCACGACGAAGAGATGCGAGTGAACATAACTGAAATCTACCGCAAGTTGTGTGTGACTCCACCGGACATGACCCAGCGGCCTCCGGAACCGCGGAGGAAGTCTCCGGAGTCGCGAAGGAAGTCTCCGGATTCGCGGAGGAAGTCACCGGAGAGACGTCATTCCCCGGACAGGCGTCGATCCCCTGAGAGACGTCACTCAATAGAAAGGCGTCGTTCTATGGAACGTAAGAGATTGCCTGATGGAAGAAGATCCCCAGATATTAGACGAAGGACTCCTCCTGACCTAAGAAGACGGTCTCCCGACCTTAGGCGACGTTCGCCGGAACCAAGAAGACGATCGCCAGAGCGGAGGAGATCGCCTGAAAGAAGACGTATGTCACCGGAATACCGTCGAGATCGCAG GACACCGGAACATCTGCGCCATTCTCCGTCTCGACATATGATGCGTCCGCGATCCCGTAGTCCAATACCGAG AAATCGCAGCCCCGCTCGTACATACATCACGCTGGACTCTGCGCGCGGCAGTCGTAGTCCTCTGTCGCGGCGCGGCGAGTTGTCGCGCAACCGTAGTCCGCAACCCTACCGCGGGCCTGCCTCCAACACAATCATGATTTCCGACGATGAACTCAACAA TGATAATCTATCACCGTGGAACTCGGAAAACGATATGGATTCGTTGGGCTCGCTCCCGGACGCCAAGTCTCCGCCCCGGGCGCGATCGCGCAGTGAAAGCCTGGTGTCGTCCCGCGCATCACGACCGCGCGCCGTGCCGCGGGACTTCCACGGGCCGCGGGGGACGGAGCCGCAGGACCTCGGCCCGGCGGAGAACGTCGTCGCTACCTTGCGGCTGCTCGTCGCCTTGGAGGACTACTTGGGAAGCTTGGGCCCGAAGATCGTCGATCTGTTGACTGAGGCCCTGAAGATGGAGAAG GACAAAGCGAACTCCTCGGAGGAGCTGTTGGAGCGCGAGTCGGCGGTGGTGCTGATGGAGACGGCCAAGGAGAAGCTGAAGGGCGCCATGCAGGCGGGGCTGGTGccgcacgccgccgccgccgcgctgcgCAGCGCCGTGGTGCGCGCCGCCGCCACGCTGCACGAGGCCGACAACCGCGCCAAGCGCAAGCAG AAAACAGCGAGCAAGAGTGAGCCGGCGCGTGTGGCGGTGCCAGTGGCGGGCGTGGGCGAGGTGGACCGCGCGCAGATCGCGCAGCAGATGGCCGCAGCCCTCATCGCGCAGGGCAAGACTGACGTCTCCTCCGAGGAGCTCGCGCAGCTCGTCGACGCTGTT GTGGGTATGGCTGAAGCGAAGAAGCGGGAAGCAGAAGTGAAGAAGAAGGTGGAAGCGCGTGCTCTGGCCGACAAGTTCTCAAGACCCTCGCCCGTGACGGCCCTGTCTGGGACCGCTTCCGCGCTGCAGATGCTGCAGTCAGCGTACGACGAAAATGATAAGAA AGTGGACAAAGAAGACGTGCCGGACGCGATGGACGGCCTTTCCGATTCGGATCTAGAAACGTTGCTCAAGAACTTTAACGAGTTATCGGCAGAAGAACAGCATAGTTTGATAGCTTATCTGAAGAAGCTCGAGGCTCGCGAGCCAGAGCGTGTCGAGCGACTGCGGCAGTACGTTAGTGCCGCCGCGGGCACTGTCCAAACCCAAGAAGAGCCACCTAAAGTTGAAGACAAAAAACCCGTCGTAATAGAAAGCGACGATGATGACTACACCGTTGAAGAT GTGTTCAAGTCTGCGACGCAAAAGGTGAAGGAAGATCAGATACGTCAAGAAATGGAAATAGTAAAAAAGTCTTTAGAGGAGTCGAAGTCGACGCCGCCGATTGTTCCAGACACTCCAAGCACAAGTCCGAACATGGATATCCCCAGCATATCAGCGGCCACTGATCTGCTAGCGTTAGTTCAGGCCTCAATACAGTCCACGTCTGCCAATCCCATTTCCGATGTCCCTAAAGCAGACGTAGTTACGAGTAACACCCAGCCGCGGTCTTTTGGCGATGTCAATCCTATAGagacgctcaaaccactgattCCCGGTGTAACAGGCAACCAGCCCATGCAAGGCGTGCAGCAACAAACGCCGTTCAATCAGAACCAGCGCCCGTCACATAACCGAATGAATGTTGGAGGTAACAGGAACATTACACCTTGGGAAAGAGACAACACAATGGTGAATAATAACATGCAGATGAATAATATGATGCAACAGGATAACCAAGGTCCTATGAATAACTGTGGTCCCACAAATAACATTGAATGTATTGACAACACAATGCGTAATGCAGTCGACAATCGAGGTCCTATGGATAACAGGGGATCGTATAACAGAGGACCTATGTTTGGTCAAGACTCATTTAATCAAGGACCAAGGGGTAATTTCCAGAATGGGCCAAAGCAGGACAATTATGATACGAGACCGCTTTTGAACCAACCATTTGGTAATCAAGGAGGAAACCAACCATTTGGTAATCAAGGAGGAAACCAACCATATGGTAATCAAGGAGGAAACCAACCATTTGGTAATCAACCTTTTGGTAACCAAGGAAACAATCAGCAGTTTGGAAACCAACAGTTTGGGAACCAAGGAAACAACCAACAGTTTGGTAATCAAGGAGGCAACCAACCTTTTGGTAACCAAGGAAATAACCCACAGTTTGGGAACCAAGGAGGTAACCAACGGTTTAGTAATCAAGGAGGTAATCAACGGTTTGGTAATCGAGGTAGAGGTAGAGGGATGCGCGGAAGAGGTCGGGGATTCTACTAG
- the LOC126382301 gene encoding serpin H1, producing MMRVGGRVRAGAGYGALPRLFCLYLAIQTVATNEYGVPIEIKLWDTGRTPLAHMVDVTNGFGLKVLAEHNFLNDNNIAFSPYGLMGILVALYEGIDGESSYQLQRAMQLPWNRNVMRIGFRDIHRTLKTYFVPEEGFLAGLALNNENVTFNEGYKKVLRFYGFDLDNNDQLPTLAPTNGTNETTTTMPPAMTSEATTTPEIASTQAREDPSTNPNAETLSDVDIRGPTPTTASPSSAPNSETTTAMMPNTEAAQPTTATMPQTTEMVETTTPAATSTSAPTTTTEAPTAEETTATSTTAAQTETESIPPQMSSTVALSDEPTANNEVDGATSDMPATGSTTAEVTTVTSTTVGETTQTTETPAPEMTEAVTENAASTMAETQTEMTTTTTSGDAETTLINESTLETLQRRKKSIVDFIFTNPPYVDDYLFHRSFDIPIPPDQANPDYDGNTMFLANGLRNVQVTYMHYDTILEHAYLPHLEASALRLPLDSERYYLLVVLPTRGGAPELGRLLARMARESDLSDICSALRPRRVRAIVPSFTVKGHVTLTTDLQKLGIRDVFEPRQRDFTPMTHQGGVYVRSIEQAVSVAIRKYRATDANSGKYITNRHPVAFSATYPFLYFVMDSTIHVSLMAGKMVDPLNSRIL from the exons ATGATGCGCGTGGGCGGTCGCGTGCGCGCCGGCGCCGGCTACGGCGCACTCCCGCGCCTGTTCTGCCTCTACTTGGCGATCCAAACAGTCGCGACCAACGAGTACGGAGTGCCTATAGAAATCAAATTATGGGATACAGGCCGAACACCCCTTGCTCACATGGTGGATGTTACCAACGGGTTTGGCTTAAAAGTGCTTGCGGAACACAACTTTTTGAACGATAACAACATCGCGTTCTCCCCCTATGGTTTAATGGGAATACTAGTGGCCCTCTACGAGGGAATTGATGGAGAATCTTCCTACCAGCTCCAGCGGGCGATGCAGTTACCTTGGAATAGGAATGTGATGCGGATAGGTTTCAGAGATATCCATCGGACGTTGAAA ACATACTTCGTGCCAGAAGAAGGCTTCCTCGCCGGTTTAgcattgaataatgaaaatgtgACCTTCAACGAAGGTTACAAGAAAGTGCTGCGTTTCTATGGCTTCGATTTGGATAATAACGATCAGCTGCCAACACTGGCACCCACTAACGGCACTAATGAGACTACAACTACTATGCCGCCCGCGATGACCTCAGAGGCTACTACAACACCAGAAATTGCTTCAACACAAGCAAGAGAAGATCCATCTACGAACCCAAATGCGGAAACTTTAAGCGACGTTGATATCCGAGGGCCGACACCTACCACTGCTAGTCCGTCTTCAGCTCCCAACTCCGAAACTACTACTGCTATGATGCCGAATACAGAAGCAGCACAACCTACCACAGCAACAATGCCACAAACAACAGAAATGGTAGAAACTACAACACCAGCAGCAACATCGACGTCCGCTCCAACCACAACTACAGAAGCACCGACGGCTGAAGAAACTACCGCGACTTCGACGACTGCTGCTCAGACGGAAACCGAGTCAATTCCACCTCAAATGTCGTCTACAGTAGCGTTAAGTGATGAGCCTACAGCAAACAATGAAGTGGATGGAGCAACGTCAGATATGCCCGCCACCGGAAGCACAACTGCTGAAGTTACTACAGTCACATCGACAACAGTTGGGGAAACAACTCAAACAACTGAAACACCTGCACCTGAAATGACTGAAGCAGTAACTGAAAATGCTGCATCCACAATGGCTGAAACACAAACTGAAATGACCACTACGACTACATCAGGAGATGCTGAGACTACTTTAATTAATGAATCAACGCTAGAAACGCTTCAACGGCGAAAAAAATCAATCGTAGACTTTATATTCACGAATCCGCCTTATGTTGACGACTATCTATTTCATAGGTCGTTTGATATACCCATACCTCCAGACCAAGCAAATCCTGATTACGATGGCAACACGATGTTTTTAGCAAATGGACTGCGTAATGTACAG GTAACCTACATGCATTACGACACGATCCTCGAGCATGCCTACCTTCCCCATTTGGAGGCTTCTGCCCTCCGCCTGCCTCTGGACAGCGAGCGTTACTACCTCCTAGTAGTGCTGCCCACCCGAGGCGGAGCCCCAGAGCTAGGCCGCCTCCTCGCTAGGATGGCGCGGGAGTCGGATCTCTCGGACATCTGCTCCGCGCTGCGCCCACGCCGAGTCCGAGCCATCGTGCCTAGTTTCACGGTCAAAGGACACGTCACTCTCACTACTGATTTGCAAAAG CTCGGCATCCGTGATGTGTTCGAGCCGCGGCAGCGCGACTTCACGCCCATGACGCACCAGGGTGGAGTCTATGTGCGGAGCATCGAGCAGGCTGTCTCTGTAGCTATCCGGAAGTACCGCGCCACCGACGCCAATAGCGGCA AGTACATAACCAACCGGCACCCCGTGGCGTTTTCGGCGACGTATCCGTTCCTGTACTTCGTGATGGATTCCACGATCCACGTGTCTCTGATGGCTGGCAAGATGGTGGACCCGCTCAACTCCAGGATATTATAG
- the LOC126382273 gene encoding 40S ribosomal protein S8: protein MGISRDHWHKRRATGGKRAPIRKKRKYELGRPAANTKLGSQRIHLVRSRGGNTKYRALRLDTGNFSWGSECATRKTRIIDVVYNASNNELVRTKTLVKNAIVVVDATPFRQWYESHYLLPLGRKKGAKLTEAEEAIINKKRSKKTAKKYLTRQRLSKVEAGLEEQFHTGRLLACVASRPGQCGRADGYVLEGKELEFYLRKIKSKRAK, encoded by the exons ATGG GTATCAGTCGCGACCACTGGCATAAGAGGCGGGCTACCGGCGGCAAACGCGCGCCGATCCGCAAGAAGAGGAAATATGAGTTGGGTCGCCCGGCTGCCAACACTAAG CTTGGCTCACAACGCATTCACTTGGTGCGTTCCCGAGGTGGCAACACCAAGTACCGCGCCCTGCGCCTGGACACTGGAAATTTCTCTTGGGGCTCAGAAT GTGCCACCCGCAAGACCCGTATCATTGATGTGGTATACAATGCTTCCAACAATGAGTTGGTGCGTACCAAGACCCTGGTGAAAAATGCCATTGTTGTGGTTGATGCCACCCCATTCAGACAGTGGTATGAGTCTCATTACCTGCTACCTCTTGGAAGAAAGAAGGGAGCTAAACTG acTGAGGCTGAGGAAGCTATCATCAACAAGAAGCGCAGCAAGAAGACCGCCAAGAAGTATCTGACGAGGCAGCGCCTCTCCAAGGTCGAGGCTGGTCTGGAGGAGCAATTCCACACTGGACGTTTGTTAG CGTGCGTGGCAAGTCGACCTGGCCAATGTGGCCGCGCCGACGGTTACGTGCTCGAAGGTAAAGAACTAGAGTTCTACCTAAGGAAGATCAAATCCAAGAGGGCTAAGTGA